The following DNA comes from Desulfobacteraceae bacterium.
CCAGCCGCTCCACGACCGCCGGGGCGATGCCCTCCTCGCAGTAGACCGTGCGGCCCTGCAGGCGCCGAATACGGGGCGCATCCACTGCCTCCTGGGGGTTCAGACCGAAATCGATCAGGTTGCAGAGCAGCTGCACATGCCCCTGAGGCTGCATGTCCCCGCCCATGACCCCGAAGGCCATCAGGGCGCTTCCGTCCTTGAGCAGCATTCCCGGGATGATGGTGTGCAGCGGGCGCTTGGCGGGGGCCAGGCGGTTGGGGTGGGCGGGGTCCAGGGAAAAGGCGCTGGCCCGGTTCTGCAGCGCGATCCCGGTGCCGGTCACCACCATCCCCGAGCCGAAGGGGGTGAAGATGCTGCTGACAAACGAGGCCGCATTGCCCTCGGCGTCCATGGCGGCCAGGTAGACCGTTTCGGAGGAGGCGAAGGCGAAACCGGGCGGCGGCGGCGCCATGGCGGCATCCGGGCGGATGCGCTGGCGGCAGCGCCGGGCGTAGGCGGCGGAGAGCAGGCAGTCCACCGGCGCGCTGGCGAAGTCGGGATCGGTCACGAAGCGGTCCCGGTTGCTGAAGGCGATCTTGACCGCCTCGATCAGGCGGTGCAGGTGCTCGGCGCTGTTGTGGCCCAAGGCGGACAGATCGTAGCCTTGAAGGATGTTCAGGATCTCCAGGGCGGTGACCCCCTGCCCGTTGGGCGGCAGCTCGCAGACGGTGTAGCCGCGGTAGTCCAGGGCGATGGGGTCCATCCAGGTGGTGCGGTGATCGGTCAGGTCCGCGAGATCGAGCAGCCCGCCGTTTTGGGCCGAAAAGGCCGCGATCGCCTCGCCGATCTCGCCCCCGTAGAAGACCTGTGCCCCGCCGGCGGCGATCTTGCGCAGACTCTCGGCCAGATCCGGGTTTTTGAACACCTGGCCGGGGCGCGGCGCCTGACCCTTGGGCAAAAAGGTCCGCGCCGAACTCTCGTGGGCGGCCAGCAGCCCGGTCGCCTCGCCCCACTCGCCGGCAATCACCTCGCTTACCGGCGCCCCTTCTGCGGCGTAGCGGATGGCGTCCTGCAAGACATCACCCAGCGTCAGGCGGCCGTAGCGTTCCAACGCATCCGACCACGCCCTGAGCGCCCCGGGCACCGTCACCGACAGCATTCCGGTCTGGGGCATGCGGGTGTGGCCGGCAGCCCGCATACCCGCCAGGGTGGCCTTGCGCGGGGCACGCCCGCTGCCGTTCATGCCCACCAGCCGCCGACCGTGGTCGAAGGCGAAAAGGGCGAAGCTGTCCCCGCCGATACCCACCGAATAGGGTTCCACCGCGCACAGGGTCGCGGCCATGGCAACGGCGGCATCCACCGCGTTGCCGCCCGAGGCCAGCACCCGGCAGCCACTCAGGCTGGCCAGGGGTTGGCTACTTGCCACCATCGCCCCGCAGGCCATGCTGACCGACCGCTGGGCGGCGCTGGCCCACTCCCTTTTGCGGTTGAACCTGAATTGCATGTCACGCTCCTCGGGTGTTGGGCCCTCACAGGGCGCTGATCAGCATCCGCGTGGCCACCAGCAGCAGCAGCACGGCAAAGACCCGCTTGAGCCGGTCCACCGGCAGGCTGTGGGCCAGGCGCACCCCCAGCGGGGCGGTCAAGACGCTGGTGACGATGATCCCCAGCAGGGCCGGCAGGTAGACGTAGCCCAGCGAGCGGGGAGGCACCTCCGCCGCCCAGCCGCCGGTGATGTAGCCCAGGGTTCCGGCCACTGCGATGGGAAACCCGATGGCCGCCGAGGTGCCGATGGCCTGGTGCAGCGGGATGTTGCACCAGACCATGAAGGGCACCGACAGCGTCCCGCCGCCGATGCCCACCAGGCTGGAAAAAACGCCGATGACGTTGCCCACCCCGAACATCCCCAGCCGCCCCGGCAGTTGGCGGCTAGGCTTGGGTTTTTTGCCGAGCAGCATCTGGAGGGCCACGTAGTAGAGAAACACCACGAAAAAGACCTTGAGAAAGCGCGTCGAGAGCTGGGCCGCGAAGCAGGCGCCCAGAAAGGTGCCCACCAGGATCCCCAGGACGATGCG
Coding sequences within:
- the ggt gene encoding gamma-glutamyltransferase, which codes for MQFRFNRKREWASAAQRSVSMACGAMVASSQPLASLSGCRVLASGGNAVDAAVAMAATLCAVEPYSVGIGGDSFALFAFDHGRRLVGMNGSGRAPRKATLAGMRAAGHTRMPQTGMLSVTVPGALRAWSDALERYGRLTLGDVLQDAIRYAAEGAPVSEVIAGEWGEATGLLAAHESSARTFLPKGQAPRPGQVFKNPDLAESLRKIAAGGAQVFYGGEIGEAIAAFSAQNGGLLDLADLTDHRTTWMDPIALDYRGYTVCELPPNGQGVTALEILNILQGYDLSALGHNSAEHLHRLIEAVKIAFSNRDRFVTDPDFASAPVDCLLSAAYARRCRQRIRPDAAMAPPPPGFAFASSETVYLAAMDAEGNAASFVSSIFTPFGSGMVVTGTGIALQNRASAFSLDPAHPNRLAPAKRPLHTIIPGMLLKDGSALMAFGVMGGDMQPQGHVQLLCNLIDFGLNPQEAVDAPRIRRLQGRTVYCEEGIAPAVVERLERLGHVIDRSATPVNKVGGAQLVYRDPRSGMLWGASDRRKDGCAIGF
- a CDS encoding sulfite exporter TauE/SafE family protein; the encoded protein is MVSVLVMYAAVGAVAGVLAGLLGIGGGLVIVPMLVYCLTLQGVPGEIIMHLALGTSMASIMFTAVSSFWSHHRRGAVKWLVVQRIVLGILVGTFLGACFAAQLSTRFLKVFFVVFLYYVALQMLLGKKPKPSRQLPGRLGMFGVGNVIGVFSSLVGIGGGTLSVPFMVWCNIPLHQAIGTSAAIGFPIAVAGTLGYITGGWAAEVPPRSLGYVYLPALLGIIVTSVLTAPLGVRLAHSLPVDRLKRVFAVLLLLVATRMLISAL